One window from the genome of Rubinisphaera margarita encodes:
- a CDS encoding DUF2075 domain-containing protein yields the protein MQRYFYADSIASFLATDLDGIVGQLARLNAFSLDLTQRDAWIAQIELLKDLLSELSLPGEIFFEYSIPRLGRRIDVVLLIDDVVFVIEFKVGEASFPAHAIDQVWDYALDLKNFHEASHDLTIAPILVATQAPLETPCPATSPRDDGVLIPLRCNCDTLAPAIRGVLQSFARGDLINDWKTGRYSPTPTIIEAAQALYSGHNVAEISRSDGELERTTDILEAVIEDARLNNRKCICFVTGVPGAGKTLVGLNIATKHINHEEKLHSVFLSGNGPLVSVLREALTRDQLRRDREAGKKTIKEQIRSRVKMFIQNVHHFRDDCLVDRSRPPIEHVAIFDEAQRAWNLDRTANFMRQRKNVPGFDQSEPEFLISCLDRHEDWAVIICLVGGGQEINLGEAGIQEWVDAIIRSYPDWHAYVSPRLTDSEYSSGMAVKQLRERGKCILTEELHLTVAMRSFRAEQLSAFVKNLLDLELREARQLYASFQDRYPMALTRDIQLAKEWIREHARGGERYGVLASSSAQRLKPYAIDVRVKVDPVHWFLNPKDDVRSSFYMEDVATEFQVQGLELDWACVTWDADLRKGDDSWTHFSFRGRRWTRVRKTENQRYLKNAYRVLLTRARQGMVIVVPPGDPSDPTRRAEYYDRTYEYLADTGLPIL from the coding sequence GTGCAGCGGTATTTCTATGCGGACTCGATTGCCTCCTTCCTGGCGACCGATCTCGATGGGATCGTGGGGCAGCTTGCACGTTTGAACGCGTTTTCCTTGGATTTGACGCAGCGTGATGCCTGGATTGCCCAGATCGAGTTACTGAAGGATCTGCTGTCCGAGCTTTCTCTTCCAGGCGAGATCTTCTTTGAGTATTCGATCCCGCGTCTCGGAAGACGTATTGACGTTGTCTTGCTGATCGATGACGTCGTTTTCGTCATTGAATTCAAGGTTGGTGAAGCCTCGTTCCCCGCTCATGCGATCGACCAAGTTTGGGATTACGCGCTGGATCTCAAGAACTTTCATGAGGCAAGTCACGATCTCACTATTGCCCCGATTCTTGTTGCGACACAGGCTCCCTTAGAAACGCCGTGTCCCGCGACTTCGCCTCGTGATGACGGCGTTTTGATCCCTCTGCGATGTAACTGCGATACGCTGGCACCGGCGATCCGGGGTGTACTTCAAAGTTTCGCCCGGGGTGATCTTATAAATGACTGGAAGACCGGCCGTTATTCGCCAACACCGACCATCATTGAAGCGGCTCAGGCGCTCTACAGCGGGCACAATGTCGCTGAGATTTCCCGGAGTGATGGCGAACTGGAACGGACCACCGATATTCTCGAAGCCGTGATTGAAGATGCTCGCCTCAACAACAGGAAATGCATCTGCTTCGTTACCGGTGTCCCGGGAGCAGGAAAAACTCTTGTCGGCTTAAATATCGCGACCAAACACATCAACCACGAGGAAAAGTTGCACAGCGTCTTTCTCTCCGGGAACGGGCCGCTCGTTTCGGTCTTGAGAGAAGCTCTGACTCGTGACCAACTGAGACGTGATCGTGAAGCGGGAAAGAAGACGATCAAGGAGCAGATCCGATCGCGGGTGAAGATGTTCATTCAGAATGTTCATCACTTTCGAGACGATTGTCTCGTCGATCGGTCTCGGCCCCCGATCGAGCACGTCGCCATCTTCGATGAGGCTCAGCGGGCATGGAATCTCGACCGGACCGCCAACTTCATGCGGCAACGGAAGAATGTACCGGGATTCGACCAATCGGAGCCTGAGTTCCTGATCTCATGCCTCGATCGACACGAAGACTGGGCCGTTATCATTTGCCTTGTGGGCGGTGGCCAAGAGATCAACTTGGGTGAAGCAGGTATTCAGGAATGGGTCGACGCAATCATTCGATCCTATCCCGATTGGCATGCGTATGTTTCCCCCCGGCTTACGGATTCCGAGTACTCGTCTGGAATGGCCGTTAAGCAGCTTCGAGAGCGGGGGAAGTGTATCCTTACAGAAGAACTTCACCTGACGGTTGCGATGAGATCGTTTCGTGCCGAGCAGCTTTCTGCGTTCGTCAAGAATCTGCTCGATCTCGAACTCCGGGAAGCGCGACAGCTATACGCTTCATTTCAGGACCGTTACCCCATGGCACTGACTCGCGACATCCAACTCGCAAAAGAGTGGATCCGCGAACATGCTCGCGGCGGGGAACGTTACGGTGTTCTCGCCTCGTCCTCTGCCCAGCGATTAAAGCCATACGCAATCGACGTGAGAGTGAAAGTTGATCCGGTCCATTGGTTCCTCAACCCCAAAGACGATGTTCGATCCTCGTTCTACATGGAGGACGTCGCGACGGAGTTTCAGGTTCAAGGGCTGGAACTCGACTGGGCTTGCGTGACATGGGATGCTGACCTGCGTAAAGGGGACGATTCTTGGACTCATTTTTCATTTCGCGGGCGGCGTTGGACTCGAGTCCGAAAGACAGAGAACCAACGGTATTTGAAGAATGCCTACCGTGTCCTGCTGACGCGAGCCCGACAAGGAATGGTTATTGTCGTTCCTCCCGGGGACCCGAGCGATCCGACTCGACGAGCCGAGTACTATGACCGGACGTACGAGTATCTGGCAGACACAGGGCTCCCCATTCTGTAG
- a CDS encoding amidohydrolase family protein, with the protein MAAIAPGWLAVRADDSGRGYLASPPEIWDSHVHLSSFAGSTPEARAEEALRVATRMGIARLITFMGWPFALAPSPEQIREQNDQVLAALQVDPRRLLGYVYVNPLDLEGSLNEIRRCVVDGPMVGIKLWVAARCTHEHLDPILELATEHQAAIYQHTWIKTTGNLPGESTPQDLVTLAKRHPEARLICGHSGGTWELGLRIMQQAPSVMFEIAGADPTAGITERAVAEFGAERVIFGSDAGGRSFATQMAKILGAEIDDEAKAQILGGNIRRLLTPIMKAKGMLS; encoded by the coding sequence ATGGCCGCGATTGCTCCTGGATGGCTGGCGGTTCGGGCGGATGATTCTGGTCGGGGCTACCTGGCGTCGCCGCCTGAGATCTGGGACAGTCATGTGCATCTTTCGAGTTTTGCGGGGTCCACTCCAGAGGCACGGGCGGAGGAGGCGTTGCGGGTGGCGACGCGGATGGGGATTGCTCGGCTGATTACGTTTATGGGGTGGCCGTTCGCGCTCGCGCCGTCGCCGGAGCAAATTCGGGAGCAGAATGATCAGGTGCTCGCGGCATTGCAGGTCGATCCTCGCCGGCTGCTCGGTTATGTCTATGTGAACCCGCTCGATCTGGAGGGGAGCCTGAACGAGATTCGCCGCTGCGTTGTCGATGGGCCGATGGTCGGGATCAAGCTTTGGGTGGCTGCCCGCTGCACTCACGAGCATCTCGATCCGATTCTCGAACTGGCGACGGAACATCAGGCCGCCATTTATCAGCACACCTGGATCAAGACGACCGGGAATCTGCCGGGCGAATCGACGCCGCAGGATCTGGTTACGCTGGCGAAACGTCATCCCGAAGCGAGGCTCATTTGTGGGCACTCCGGCGGGACGTGGGAACTTGGCCTGCGGATTATGCAGCAGGCGCCGTCGGTGATGTTCGAGATCGCTGGTGCGGACCCGACAGCCGGGATTACGGAGCGGGCGGTGGCTGAGTTCGGTGCGGAGCGGGTTATCTTTGGCAGCGATGCCGGCGGTCGCAGCTTTGCGACGCAAATGGCCAAGATCCTGGGAGCGGAGATCGACGACGAGGCCAAAGCTCAGATTCTTGGCGGCAACATTCGCCGGTTGCTCACGCCGATCATGAAGGCCAAAGGAATGCTGTCGTGA
- a CDS encoding four-helix bundle copper-binding protein — translation MSQEKFAACIEACVRCAQECETCADACLGEENVAKMAECIRTDRDCAQICWTAAALMSRGSQFAEELCKVCADVCDACASECEKHEHDHCQTCAQSCRRCADECRSMSGSIA, via the coding sequence ATGAGCCAGGAAAAATTTGCAGCCTGTATCGAAGCCTGCGTGCGATGTGCCCAGGAATGCGAGACGTGCGCCGACGCATGTCTGGGGGAAGAGAATGTCGCGAAAATGGCCGAGTGCATTCGGACCGATCGCGACTGTGCCCAGATCTGCTGGACGGCAGCCGCTCTGATGAGCAGAGGTTCGCAGTTCGCCGAAGAACTTTGCAAAGTCTGCGCAGATGTCTGTGATGCCTGCGCCAGCGAATGCGAAAAGCATGAGCACGATCACTGTCAGACATGTGCCCAGTCGTGCCGACGCTGTGCCGACGAATGCCGCAGCATGTCGGGCAGCATTGCTTGA
- a CDS encoding PVC-type heme-binding CxxCH protein: MTKRVLIFSLFLSLLANCPLAAEDTPPLPMVPATSPDEAANTLQLQDGFRAELIAAEPLVCDPVDIAYDENGLAYVCEMTDYPYVSPDDDRPWEEQQSEPIGRVRVLEDTDGDGRYDRSDILADGLSWPAGIACWKGGVYVAATPDLLYLKDTDGDRKADVRRVVFEGFRKYNVQAVMNNLEWGLDHRIYAAGSSNGGLISGKETDAVSLGRNDFRFTPVDETFEVIAGGARFGNTRDNWGHRFLCNIRNPVQHVLFPLRYQRRNRSLLLSSSLHDVAASGDAIAVYRVSPPEPWRVISAERQANSFEKTKYDSTQATGYVTSSSGVTVYRGAAYPPEYSRNAFVGEVAGNLAIRYVLQPSGVTYEGHRPYEHADFLASTDNWFRPVNFANAPDGTLHVLDMYRQTIEHPWSLPDDLQERLDLTEGRDRGRIYRLIPPKYAEGFTAPPQPRLSEATIEELVNELSNPNGWWRDTAHRLIYERQDPVAIPLLRTVLKTSPNSLARLHAFWSLSGLNALESDDVLILLGDEDHRLTTQAVLQAEPYLKSDPKIRETVLQLASAAEKPLRFQVALSLGESPGEDVTQTLIGMLRKDGDDPWMRAAILSSLGGEEQRLLTDLLADAPFALSPIGQQLVPDLAYTVSQNTEPKDLLAIINRLDSPDFAGDDGTKLRDALLISSGRGLKRQRLTLNELAELTEHPGSSVVTEYIETTLAAIADETDEPEVRASLIPRLESFDSTTVYSALEPLISSREPAILQASAITTLSTFPEDRVADLLLARYPSLSPLQQQLVVERLLTRTSWLKKLFDAIEANKVAASYVPAVRQDIYRRSSNQEIREQAARLFQPQSDTERGKIVEHYLSSLPDQVDIERGREVYRKHCSNCHRSEKEGYEVGPHLSTVRNRSGSELVVSILDPNREISPNYLSYVVVTDDGLLHTGVIVSESATSLTLRGADKKEIILPRDRIEELQNTGQSLMPVSLEKALSPQAMADLIAFLKSR, from the coding sequence ATGACGAAACGCGTTTTGATCTTCTCTCTGTTTCTGTCGCTCCTTGCCAATTGTCCTCTCGCAGCCGAAGACACCCCTCCCCTGCCGATGGTTCCTGCCACGTCGCCCGACGAGGCCGCGAACACACTGCAATTGCAGGACGGGTTCCGGGCCGAGCTGATTGCGGCCGAGCCGCTCGTGTGCGATCCCGTCGATATCGCTTACGATGAGAATGGCCTGGCGTACGTCTGCGAGATGACCGACTACCCGTATGTCAGCCCGGATGATGACCGTCCCTGGGAAGAGCAGCAGTCCGAACCGATTGGCCGGGTGCGGGTACTTGAAGATACCGATGGCGATGGGCGGTACGATCGATCGGACATTCTGGCCGATGGTCTTTCGTGGCCAGCCGGGATCGCCTGCTGGAAGGGGGGCGTCTACGTCGCCGCGACGCCCGATCTGTTGTATCTGAAAGATACCGATGGTGATCGGAAGGCCGATGTCCGCCGCGTCGTGTTCGAAGGGTTTCGCAAGTACAACGTTCAGGCGGTGATGAACAATCTGGAGTGGGGGCTCGATCATCGCATTTATGCGGCCGGCTCGAGCAACGGCGGGCTGATCTCGGGCAAGGAAACGGATGCAGTCTCCCTGGGCCGCAACGATTTCCGGTTCACTCCAGTGGACGAGACGTTCGAGGTCATCGCCGGTGGAGCCCGCTTCGGGAACACGCGGGATAACTGGGGGCATCGCTTTCTCTGCAATATTCGCAATCCCGTCCAGCATGTGCTGTTTCCGTTGCGATATCAGCGTCGAAACCGGTCGCTGCTGCTTTCTTCTTCACTTCACGATGTAGCCGCTTCCGGCGATGCGATCGCCGTGTACCGCGTCAGTCCTCCGGAACCGTGGCGGGTCATCAGTGCGGAACGGCAGGCGAACTCCTTCGAGAAGACGAAGTACGACTCCACTCAAGCGACTGGCTACGTGACGTCTTCGAGCGGCGTGACCGTTTATCGAGGAGCCGCCTATCCGCCGGAATATTCGAGGAATGCCTTTGTCGGGGAGGTGGCGGGGAATCTGGCGATTCGGTATGTGCTGCAGCCGTCCGGCGTGACCTATGAGGGGCATCGTCCTTATGAACATGCTGATTTTCTGGCGTCGACGGACAACTGGTTTCGGCCGGTGAACTTTGCCAATGCCCCGGACGGCACCCTGCACGTCCTCGATATGTACCGGCAGACAATCGAGCATCCCTGGTCGCTGCCTGATGATCTGCAGGAACGACTCGATCTGACGGAAGGTCGCGATCGGGGGCGGATCTATCGTCTGATCCCGCCGAAGTATGCGGAGGGCTTCACCGCGCCGCCGCAACCTCGGCTCAGCGAGGCAACGATCGAAGAGCTTGTCAACGAGCTGTCGAATCCGAATGGCTGGTGGCGGGACACTGCTCATCGGCTGATTTACGAACGGCAGGATCCGGTGGCCATTCCGCTGCTCCGAACCGTGTTGAAGACGAGCCCGAATTCGCTGGCCAGGCTGCACGCGTTCTGGTCACTCTCTGGGTTGAATGCGCTCGAATCGGATGACGTTCTGATCCTGCTCGGCGATGAGGATCATCGACTGACGACGCAGGCGGTTCTCCAGGCGGAGCCGTATTTGAAATCCGATCCGAAGATTCGGGAAACGGTGTTGCAGCTGGCTTCTGCGGCCGAGAAGCCGCTTCGCTTTCAGGTCGCTCTGTCTCTCGGTGAGTCCCCGGGCGAGGACGTGACGCAGACGTTGATTGGAATGCTCAGAAAAGATGGCGACGATCCGTGGATGCGAGCCGCGATTCTGTCATCTCTGGGCGGCGAGGAACAACGGTTGTTGACCGACCTTCTGGCGGACGCTCCGTTCGCGTTGTCCCCGATCGGACAGCAACTTGTCCCCGATCTGGCGTATACCGTTTCCCAGAATACCGAGCCGAAGGATCTGCTGGCGATCATCAATCGACTCGACTCGCCGGACTTTGCAGGAGACGACGGGACGAAGCTCCGCGATGCGCTGTTGATCAGCAGCGGTCGGGGCTTGAAGCGACAGAGGCTCACGCTGAACGAGCTGGCGGAACTGACGGAGCATCCGGGGAGTTCGGTGGTCACGGAGTACATCGAGACGACGCTGGCCGCGATCGCGGATGAGACCGATGAGCCGGAAGTCCGGGCATCGCTCATCCCCCGGCTCGAATCGTTCGACTCCACCACGGTGTACTCGGCTCTGGAGCCGCTCATCAGTTCCCGGGAGCCTGCGATCCTGCAGGCGTCGGCCATCACCACATTGTCGACGTTTCCCGAGGATCGCGTGGCCGATCTTCTGCTGGCCCGCTATCCCTCGCTGTCTCCGTTGCAGCAGCAACTTGTTGTGGAGCGGCTTCTGACGCGCACGAGCTGGCTGAAGAAACTGTTCGATGCGATCGAGGCAAACAAAGTCGCGGCCAGTTATGTGCCAGCCGTCCGTCAGGATATCTACCGCAGAAGCAGCAACCAGGAGATTCGAGAGCAGGCAGCGCGACTCTTTCAGCCGCAGTCGGATACGGAACGAGGCAAGATTGTTGAGCACTATCTGTCGTCGCTCCCCGATCAGGTCGACATCGAACGAGGCCGTGAGGTCTACCGGAAGCACTGCTCGAACTGTCATCGCAGTGAGAAGGAGGGTTACGAAGTCGGGCCGCATCTTTCGACCGTGCGAAACCGCAGCGGTTCCGAGCTCGTTGTGAGCATCCTCGACCCCAATCGCGAGATCTCGCCCAATTATCTGAGCTACGTCGTCGTCACCGATGACGGCCTGCTGCACACGGGGGTGATCGTTTCCGAGTCGGCGACGAGTCTGACACTGCGGGGGGCGGATAAAAAGGAGATCATTCTCCCGAGAGACCGGATCGAAGAACTGCAGAACACGGGCCAGTCGCTGATGCCCGTCAGTCTCGAAAAGGCGCTCTCGCCGCAGGCCATGGCCGATCTCATTGCCTTCCTCAAGAGTCGTTGA
- a CDS encoding FG-GAP repeat domain-containing protein, whose product MLLSGTPLANGVTYETTIETLGDVDEFSFQASAGDHMFYQLTESVAGSSFTPHVSIIAPDSTVLYSTYYNASHQIQLLDLPQSGTYTIQVSEHNHDATGSFYHTLMTTHAAASVLVDEGELTSGETRTNTISRGDLDVFTFDATMGENVFYQLTENTGGSSFSPHVTIVGPNNEILYNTYYNESHQIQLLDLPATGTYTVIVAEHGGDGVGEYVHTFVQPEASQNLPGDEGTLVSGETRTNQIDPGDLDVFTFEAQAGDNVFYSLAEAVPGGSFTPYVTIVGPGDEVLYNTYYNASHRIQLLDLAATGTYTVILGDHGGDLTGEVVHTFVQTQANHDLPGDEGVLTSGQTRTNTLGLGDLDVFTFEATMGENAFYQLAENTGGSSFSPYVTVVGPNNEILYNTYYNESHQIQLLDLPATGTYTIIVAEHGGDSVGEYIHTFVQPKASQTLPGDEGALTSGVTRTNDLGVGDLDVFTFTGQSGDNVFFSLAEAEDAGSFTPYVTVVGPDNSILYNTYYNSSHQIQLLDLAVSGEYTIVVAENGGNTTGGYQHTFVQTPATHSLPDDEGRLLSGETRTNTMIPGGLDVFTFEATAGDTIRYQLSELEATNFTPWVTIVSPSKAVLYNTYYNTSHDIELTELTESGTYTIIVAENGSNAGGTYEHTLTRHSNISKSSIIGFVNGNWWISRPDENGNYTTEVAARGPASDFQKVVSGDFNGDGIQDVAAWLHNGEWRVGLGSADGQFTFSTWTSWTAPGIKEVHVGDFNNDGRDDIIGLFNNGDRGRWWVARSEGDGFVNRHWGNYGNYHGISDVLVGNFDGVKGDDLAVIANSGVVWMVKTSNSRFQYLDSHRWSLNSGVEFTQAGDFNGDGREDIVAVFGTGQDRSLFVAKSIGPANGFASVKFADLTVTQSFDSLLVGDFNNDGRDDVAARLNGSKWWVGEAGINTFDFDFWADWSFAAGELADVQVGDTNGDGISDILGRDANGRWFTGESTGSSFNNRLIETWAPVDWQFVQVGDLSAERPAQNPASPLTSASAANNFEPFGAEELLELLHRS is encoded by the coding sequence ATGCTGCTTTCCGGGACCCCGCTGGCGAACGGAGTGACTTACGAAACGACGATCGAAACGCTCGGCGATGTCGACGAGTTCAGCTTTCAGGCCTCGGCCGGGGACCACATGTTCTACCAGCTGACCGAATCGGTCGCCGGCTCTTCCTTTACGCCGCACGTGTCCATCATCGCCCCTGACAGCACCGTGCTCTACAGCACCTATTACAACGCCAGCCATCAGATTCAACTGCTCGATCTGCCGCAGTCGGGCACGTATACGATTCAGGTCAGCGAGCATAACCACGACGCCACCGGAAGTTTTTATCACACCCTGATGACCACTCACGCCGCGGCTTCCGTGCTGGTCGATGAGGGGGAACTGACGAGCGGCGAAACACGCACCAATACGATCTCCCGCGGCGACCTCGATGTCTTCACCTTCGATGCCACGATGGGAGAGAACGTCTTCTACCAGCTGACCGAGAACACGGGCGGCTCAAGCTTCTCGCCGCATGTGACGATTGTCGGCCCGAATAACGAGATTCTCTACAACACCTACTACAACGAAAGCCACCAAATCCAACTGCTCGATCTGCCTGCGACCGGCACCTATACGGTGATTGTCGCCGAACATGGAGGCGACGGGGTTGGCGAGTACGTTCACACTTTCGTCCAGCCGGAAGCATCACAGAACCTGCCGGGGGACGAAGGAACGCTTGTCAGCGGTGAGACGCGAACCAACCAGATCGATCCCGGCGATCTGGACGTCTTCACCTTCGAGGCCCAGGCGGGCGACAACGTGTTCTACAGCCTTGCCGAGGCGGTCCCCGGCGGTAGCTTCACGCCGTATGTCACGATTGTCGGCCCCGGCGACGAGGTTCTCTACAACACCTATTACAACGCGAGCCATCGGATTCAGCTGCTCGACCTGGCGGCGACGGGGACGTACACCGTCATCCTTGGTGATCATGGCGGCGATCTGACAGGCGAGGTTGTGCATACGTTCGTGCAGACGCAGGCGAATCATGATTTGCCAGGCGACGAAGGCGTGCTGACGAGCGGACAGACTCGCACGAACACCCTCGGTCTGGGCGATCTGGACGTCTTCACCTTCGAGGCCACGATGGGCGAGAATGCGTTCTATCAGCTGGCCGAAAACACCGGCGGCTCAAGCTTCTCGCCGTATGTCACGGTGGTCGGCCCCAATAACGAGATTCTCTACAACACCTACTACAACGAAAGCCACCAAATCCAGCTGCTCGATCTCCCGGCGACCGGGACGTACACAATCATTGTCGCCGAACATGGGGGCGACTCGGTTGGCGAGTACATTCACACATTCGTCCAGCCGAAAGCATCGCAGACTCTGCCGGGCGATGAAGGGGCCCTCACGAGTGGTGTCACACGCACGAACGATCTCGGCGTTGGTGATCTGGATGTCTTCACCTTCACCGGACAGTCAGGGGACAATGTCTTCTTCAGTCTGGCGGAAGCCGAGGACGCCGGTAGCTTCACGCCGTACGTCACCGTGGTCGGCCCCGACAACTCGATCCTCTACAACACCTATTACAACAGCAGCCACCAGATTCAGCTGCTCGATCTGGCGGTGTCGGGAGAATACACGATTGTCGTCGCCGAGAATGGCGGCAACACAACCGGCGGATACCAGCACACGTTCGTGCAGACTCCGGCCACTCATTCCCTGCCGGACGATGAGGGACGACTCCTCAGCGGAGAAACACGAACGAATACGATGATCCCCGGCGGTCTCGATGTCTTCACGTTCGAGGCGACGGCGGGCGATACGATTCGCTACCAGCTGAGCGAACTTGAAGCGACTAACTTCACTCCCTGGGTGACGATTGTCAGCCCCAGCAAGGCGGTGCTCTACAACACCTACTACAACACGAGCCACGATATCGAGCTGACGGAGCTGACCGAATCGGGCACGTACACGATCATCGTGGCCGAGAATGGCTCCAATGCCGGCGGGACGTACGAGCATACGCTCACCCGACACTCGAACATTTCGAAGTCCTCGATCATCGGCTTTGTGAACGGCAACTGGTGGATCTCGCGGCCCGATGAGAACGGCAATTACACCACCGAAGTCGCCGCCCGGGGCCCGGCCAGTGATTTCCAGAAAGTCGTCTCCGGCGATTTCAATGGCGATGGCATCCAGGATGTCGCCGCCTGGCTGCATAACGGAGAATGGCGTGTCGGTCTTGGCAGCGCCGATGGTCAGTTCACCTTCTCGACCTGGACCAGCTGGACGGCTCCGGGAATCAAAGAGGTCCACGTGGGTGACTTCAATAATGATGGTCGCGACGACATCATCGGGCTGTTCAACAACGGCGATCGCGGTCGCTGGTGGGTTGCCCGCTCGGAAGGGGATGGCTTCGTCAATCGGCACTGGGGCAACTACGGGAACTATCACGGGATCTCAGACGTTCTCGTCGGAAACTTTGACGGCGTTAAAGGGGATGACCTGGCCGTGATCGCCAACTCCGGCGTCGTCTGGATGGTCAAGACATCCAACTCCCGCTTTCAGTACCTCGACTCGCATCGCTGGAGTCTCAACTCGGGCGTCGAGTTCACGCAGGCCGGGGACTTCAACGGAGACGGTCGGGAGGATATTGTCGCCGTGTTCGGAACGGGACAGGACCGTAGTCTGTTCGTGGCCAAATCGATCGGCCCGGCCAATGGCTTCGCGAGCGTGAAGTTCGCCGATCTCACGGTCACGCAATCGTTCGATTCGCTGCTGGTCGGCGACTTCAACAACGACGGGCGGGATGATGTCGCCGCTCGCCTGAACGGTTCGAAGTGGTGGGTCGGGGAAGCCGGGATCAATACGTTCGACTTCGACTTCTGGGCCGACTGGTCGTTCGCTGCGGGGGAACTGGCCGATGTGCAGGTCGGGGATACGAATGGCGATGGCATCAGCGACATCCTCGGTCGGGATGCCAATGGCCGCTGGTTCACAGGAGAATCGACAGGGAGTTCGTTCAACAACCGATTGATCGAAACCTGGGCTCCGGTCGACTGGCAGTTCGTGCAAGTTGGCGACCTCTCGGCTGAGCGACCCGCACAGAATCCGGCATCGCCGCTGACTTCAGCCAGTGCCGCAAACAATTTCGAACCGTTCGGAGCCGAGGAACTGCTGGAACTGCTGCACCGTTCCTGA
- a CDS encoding amidohydrolase family protein → MSVDYGFPSPGPLIDVHVNLSRWPFRRLPDDEPERLVARLKQHGVKRALASSFDGLLHLDIGAVNRRLVAECAEFGQGILTPIGALNLSLPNWEADLDWCARTSAVRGVRIWPGYHTVPLDDPRFDSLCRLCAERGLLLQIVLRLEDARTEHERFTSTVVETAPLSAIVDRYPGLNVVLINPGRDLRPAAAGELAKAGRVFFDIGMIEGAEGLIKYLQYVPAEQMLFGSHLPFFYFEAASLRLYESNPGEQVLKMITYENADRLLARS, encoded by the coding sequence GTGAGCGTTGACTACGGATTTCCCTCTCCCGGGCCATTGATTGACGTGCACGTCAATCTGTCCCGCTGGCCGTTTCGTCGGCTTCCCGATGATGAGCCGGAGCGGCTGGTCGCGCGATTGAAACAACATGGTGTGAAACGGGCCCTGGCCTCGAGCTTCGATGGCCTGTTGCATCTCGACATCGGAGCGGTGAATCGACGCCTGGTCGCGGAGTGTGCGGAGTTTGGTCAGGGGATTCTGACGCCCATTGGAGCCCTGAATCTGTCGTTGCCGAACTGGGAAGCCGATCTCGACTGGTGTGCGCGAACATCGGCTGTTCGCGGCGTGCGGATCTGGCCGGGCTATCACACTGTGCCGCTGGATGATCCGCGGTTCGACTCCCTTTGTCGTCTGTGTGCGGAACGGGGCCTGCTTTTGCAAATCGTCCTTCGGCTCGAAGATGCCCGGACGGAACACGAGCGGTTCACCTCCACTGTGGTGGAGACTGCACCGCTGTCTGCGATAGTGGACCGTTATCCGGGGTTGAACGTCGTTCTGATCAATCCAGGACGGGATCTCCGTCCGGCTGCCGCGGGGGAACTGGCGAAAGCTGGTCGAGTCTTCTTCGACATCGGAATGATCGAAGGCGCGGAAGGGTTGATCAAGTATCTGCAGTATGTGCCGGCTGAGCAGATGCTGTTCGGCTCGCATTTGCCGTTCTTCTATTTTGAGGCGGCCAGCCTGCGGCTGTATGAAAGCAACCCCGGCGAACAAGTTCTAAAAATGATCACGTACGAGAACGCGGATCGGCTGCTCGCCCGTTCTTGA